ttttgcccttcAGGATAATACCCCCAATGACCGTGAAATTGGTGATCCAGAATTTTTGACCTGCTCCACGGGATAAACCTTCAAGTTCTGTTCTAATGTCAGAACTTACATGGAACAAAGGAATCAAAAGTTCAAAACCGTCCACCTCCAAGATCATTTATGAAGGTTGATTTATGTAAAAGTCCCTTTTTaggttattattttgattttgttcttatttttaaaagttctgtaaatataattcttgaaaaattatCCTTCAAGACAACGTTAGATGGGACTAATATTACTCATATATTGCTCAACCTTATAGAGAAAACATTGAATTTCCGTTTAACGCATACATAACTTACAAAATTTTAGACTGTGAGCTCACATTTTCTCATGAAAAAACGGTTTGGGAAAATCAGATCTTTAAGCCGCAATTTAAATGGTGCACAAGTTTCAAGAGAAATATAAagagaatctttttttttttacataactaTCCAAAAAGGGACAATAGGTGAAAGTTTCAATGTTTTAGAGAATCAAAATTGTCCATACAGAAGCCATTATCTGCTTGTTAACGAAATTACTCCTATTGGGATTACACTTATTGGTATTCGGTGCATATAATAAGTCAATACATATATGATATGTATTTAAATTTAGAGTTTTtattacttaatcatgattaattaatatatattatggAGGAACTATGCTcaaatagtttaaaaaaaaaaaagtggttgGTTCTTTCCATTCAGAAACGGAAATCAATGGATTCTAATATATGTTAGGTTGTGATATGTGCATCTACACTTGGCCCACAACTAGGGGTTTCCAATGCTTCTAGTATTGTATTTTTCCTAGATATATAACGCAAGTAGGAATCCTTTTGTCAACTTTATATTATTGCTCCAAATATGATTGGTTCTCTCCCTTGAAAAATTTATTTGGATTTAAACATATACAACATTAGTGTGTATACTTTTATATTATCAGTGTAGTTTGATATATTATAACAAACTAATTACTACTATTTAACCATGTTAATGATCAATTCTTATCATAAGGACATGCCAAATtgcataaatattttttacatcGTAAATCAAACTGATAATCCACTGACTTTTCTCCGAGATTGAATATAGaattcttgttgtgagggaattTGCCAGGTAGGTTATAGTTTAAATAGAACCCTATCCCATCTTGCAGTCCTGAACAAAGGTTCTATATGAAAAATAGGCTTCACGAAAAATGATTGGAATGAGATCTCTCATACAAAAGAATATGGATTAAACCTACTCAGCTCAATGTGCTGCGTCGaatcttatttgaaaaaataacaacaaaagtaaaggagaGAGCAAAAAAATCTCTATTATTAGTAATAGTCTATATTATAAGAGAAATATAGATCTAGTGATCAGTACCATACAATCATTGGTTAGATTAGTtttgttataaactaataaagaagaaaagtagagagaatagagagagtaattgttatttttcttaagggattcttatttctcttgagagagaattacgATGAAgcaaaacccttttatttatagggaaaaactaactttgggtttgtaacttttctataaatagacatacacaatatatcaTAAAGTAGGTatttactatatatggtaaaatagacattcactatatatggtatatttataacactcccctttgaatgtctaattgatagataatgtgtctcgttaaaacattactagaaaaaacccagtgagaaaaaaatctagtgaaggaaaaagagtacacatctctaacaatatgcatataggttgcttcattaaaaaccttacaaggaaaacccagtgggacaaaatctcgtaaggaaaaaagagtacaacgcgtattaactccccctaagaAGAACATCTTTGAGCCTTTGCATCCTTATCTTGTGAattatcttcttgaaagttgtagttggaaGAAACTTGATTAATAAATCAGTCATattatcacttgaatgaatctgttgcacgttaatatcaccattccttttgtagctcatgtgtatagaaaagctttgataaagtgtaaccaacaagatcgagactacaatctttagaGTAAAATAAGTCCATTTATTGgatctcatttcgatgtctcctagtaggagcaaaactataccttgctaacaaattgatcgAAAAATGCTATGtcatgccttgtagtatttgcaagatacattagtgcaccaattttactaagatatgatacttcataacaaaggtgttcctcttttttttttcttgaggtcggaatgaatccttattcaattatgcatgtttctcatttaaacCAATATTCTATTGTTTTTGAAAACTTTCCaagagttttaataattttcaagctataagcttatacaatataaggattctaaataagttttccagaattttttatatgcttcaaacattttgaatgcTTAGaaagttttcatttaaattttgtcaagtaacaatattcaacatttcatatgttacatcttcaagtgtctggactgcaaatcaaataagttttacacttaccaagatgAATCATTTCATGTCACTTGGTAAATGTTTCTACtccagcatgcttaaataaacataaaatttagatcctcgtaatcttttataatattgcgccaatattgtatcaaagttATCATTGATGATAAATCATTTCATATcggttcacagtgtgacataacattttgagatctcattacttcgttattttcaggtacctgaacctttcataaggtttcatgaaatgttatttgctccttatccttttcaaggattatttcatttggaactgattagtctaccacgcttcatgcatgcatagattttgtcctttaagaATGTAAAATAGGAacacttgtagcttaaatatgatactaaatttgAGTCAACAGATGCTTCCGACATttgatttgaattatcttttgaatgaggatctgatgataatttctaacatatttcatagctacttataatctcccccttatgttaggaaaactaatatTTATCCCCCATCTTcattgaggaatccatctttgtacatcatggtatattattaattgtataccgctcatcaaaactattagattgaatagttggttcctgaccttaaaccaattgagagggaaaaaataatcataattcaatttattggtataatgcatacaagtgttattgtatgcaacatatcatatttcagaccaacacatgaagttttgttctcattagcaatggtttagctatctATCAAAGACATTCAATGCCAAGCCATCATTATCAAGATCGTCTTGATTGcataatctgaaagttatgctcttaactcaattttattgaacaaacaactttatgaatgtcaatctgcaggttgacaatgaatatacatgtgattatcttatatcgatgcatcttaatagatcacatgactggtgaacgggctcatattcaccttttatacttttcagattttgggggatcaaatcccaatattagttggtccaatcaacttatcatgagaacaaacaacatttacaattcttgaataatcttttattttcttcaacatatgtctaatACTAAATATGCACATCTTCATGATGGCAAATCATTTATGTCAATAGATTAAATGAGTTGTATTTGTAACTCCAAGCTACCATAACATGTGCAAAAATTCTTTAGTAAACATCAGGTTTACTATTGCATGAATTTCGTATTAATAAACAATAAACTCTTAATTTATTAAGGCATGTGATTTCATCATACTTCAGTAAATTTTCACATTCGTGTTTCTTATCACAGTAACTTGAAGATATTCAATCTtccaattattctacctcttttagAGGTGGATTGTGATATCTTCACAATAAAGAATACGTCCGAGTGTATATACAATCACATTCACCCCAGGATATAAATCTGTATTTTTAATAATCGAAATTCTCATtcccaagaatgaaatataatcatgccttaagcattCTTATTCCCaagaagaatgaaatataatcatgccttaagcgtatcaaattatgatagctacaaCAAAAGCAAATTGAGACACTGAACTgcgtatactgaactggactggaattatactaagtttactgagttttttttGAGTTCTGGAACTAattgagttctactaagttctgtaactgactgagagaactactgattgtgacatgtctgagattttgtaactgacactggctctaggtacacagctaaattttcgggtattaaatacccccgggactcgatagcatgaaaaataaagcataatatactcttgaaaatcataaaaatgtatacttgtccaaagttcactcatagaggcatttaatcaagcacttgtaatgcatctacttaaacatgaatggggaatacatatatcatatcataatggcactatttcattcacataggcattttatcaaacacatggggagcatgcattggttatacaataatcaaaacatatagtcatcatggctacatcaatcaacttgcaaattgaagggtttataatgaagataatacaattcaacacatacaatgatgAATTTCATAAAAACGTGTAATTTAATTATGGACTAAAACCCAATAATAacattgtaatgccccaaaatctcatcctgagacgtcacacgatgcttaaggctacaagtagctctAAGCTAACCGTTTAAGCCTGCTACTTTTTCTAACACGTTAAGATAGTCTAGCCCAGAATAAATATTGtatcatatcaaaactaaaatgatTAAACAAATACTAATAATCTTTAAACAAACTTatagtccaacaagcctctactactaagaaaAAACTAGAGAGCTATTAGGACAGACCCttaactgactcaaactgaactgaaaatgATAGTCCGTAATACTAAAAGAAAACTGAAAATCTGAGGAAGTAGGCcctcgaattatgaggactcagCACTGCGGGAGCGTAGAtaaagatgctcgaactactcacgttGTGGATactgagcacctggacctacatcatgagacaatgtagcatacaGACATATATGTATTACGAGGATCTCATATTTTcataatgaatattttttattgaatagtAGGTACTCTTTTGGTTCATCTTTACTAgtttaatatactaaaaataaatgtctaATAATACTTGAATGAACAAGTTATCGTATCCccattatttataataaaattattcatattatttattaagaTGTGTATTAAGTTAATAATGTACAAGTAAAGATAGACGGACGGATGGTTTATTATAATTGATGCAATTATTTGGATAGTGATTGTGGATAAGAGAGCCAGTCGTGAAAATTGACGAATTGCCTAATTGTTAGCTCTTGTCAGACCAGCATACATTCCTTTCGTATAGTAGGAAAAAAATATCTGTGGGATTGTTTGGTGATCAAATATTCTGATTTATTGATATcgtttatttcaaaataattaatactaattAGTTTTCGCCATAAAAACACACCtaatttgaataattttcttcttctgtATTGTTTGGAAAATATAAATAAGTGTCAGAGTATAGTTTGCATAGTGCAGAGTGCGcctgaaattatgtaaatttgAAGTGTCGTTGTTAAACAATAGTTTATTCCATTCTATCATGGAATAAACTAGTAGAATGGAATAAATTAGTCTCAAACCTTAAACAACTTACAATgagataattatatttattaaggACACATAATATACTCCTATTAAGTAGGTTGAGAACTAATTTTATAAGTACAGATTCTGCTTTATTAAATCGAGTTAAGGATACAGAAAAAATAACATATCGAATTTAAACTCTGGAGTATGTAATatcccaaattttatttaaagttcTTTTATCTTTCGTGTTCTAAGTTAACTCCTTCTTTTGCACCACAATTATCCAATGGGATATATAATACCCACCATATTTTATtgacataaatattgaataatTTGGAACACTATTGGTTAGAggaactggtaaagttgttgtcgtgtgattaggaggtcacgggttcaagtcttgAAAACAGCTTTtggcagaaatacaaggtaagtcTGTGTACGATATacccttgtggtgggacccttACTCGGACCCCGCGCATatcggtagctttagtgcaccggactgccccttttcactattggttggaaaataagttatccggggataactaatcccggaaaCAATTCGAGGGATAAGAAAAACACTATAACTCTGGAATTACTAATCCTGAGATGAGTTATTTCATACATTTTGTCTCAACCAAATATGGAATAAGCTCTTCTTCTTATCCCtaattaaaatttaagtaaatgaGTAGTGCTGATTGCTACATATGGAGGGATGCAGACACAAGGATAGAAAGTAGTGAAAATTCCATGTGAATTATATCAGCATCAACATGCAGTGGGATTTGCTATATACAATTCCAAATTCCAAAATGGCATCCAATGCATGCAGattgtaatatatttataattctTCTTCTAATAAGGACAAGTTGCAAGATAGAGATAGATGAAATAGACAGGCAAATGTactgaaaaaagaaagagataagaAAGCCACGGTGCCCGTAAGATCACGGAGAACGCTATTTAATTTGCTTGCTAAAAATACTGCCTGTCCTCTTCTCTCTCTAAAACGATATAACAAAAAATTTAGCAATTAATTATAAGTAGGGAATCTCATTCATTCAACTACGACTGACTCTCTTAATTTCGTGTAAGGATAGTAAACATAATCATCACGTTACTGcatttttcaaattgaattagCTATTTGTCTTTGTTTGTTTCTATATGCTTACGAATGTCTAAATCTAAGGCAAGTATAGTAGGATACAGTGTTGATCCAATCAATATATATAactttcaaataattgaattttaagGGTGTGCAATATATATAAtctcaataaaaatataataaagttaGTATAACTAATTCACTACTAGACACATGAATTAGCTAAGGGATTTGTTGGTAACCTGCAAGTAATTTAATTTGGTGCTAAATAACTCCTAGGCTAGCTGACTAAATTTTCTTCTAATCCATAGCTAAATGATATTAACATGAAAATTGTGTTGTTTTGTAGGATATAGTGAAATGACTGAAATTCCTTCACATTTAAATACAAGTCACAAGTACAAGTAAGCTACAaaacaaaaaactttttttataaaaaaacattTTACCGTCGTTAATGAACAATATTAATATAAATCCTAATTAATCAGACAATTACATATTGAAGGAGGGGTAAGAGAAAAAGGAAATTAATGGAGATACTATGTTACTAATGGTGTTTGGACGAATTTTGAATACCAAATAATTAAATAGAGATATATAATAATACTGCCCGTCGTATACTATTAAGTTGAAAGCACTGTGAATATAGACAATAAATGGACACTATTTAATGAAACAGACTACAGAAGGAAAACGGAACGAATATTAATTTATTAGAAACAAGAAGACGTAATTTCCTTAAcaagataagaaagaaaataaaaggacaaaaaattGAATCAACACCCTCTTTTTCCATCTACATCTATTTTTCAACAACCTAGCTACTTTTATCATTTTCATCTATACCAATATTCCATTGCCAAAAAAATCCCTTATTAAACTTCATGTCAGACCCTCAAATTTTAGATCAATTTTTCCCCAAAGGACATCATGGAGGTAATAATTCAGTCGAAATATTAGAAACAAACGTATTAGTACTAGAAAATAGTACTACTTCTAGGCATAATATTGATGATCATCAAGAGTTGTGTCGTACTCCAACATGTCGGAAAAACAAGATTCCGATAGCTGGAAGCTGCCCTCCACCAGCACCGAAGAAATTACTGCTTCGTAAGAGGAAGTTTTCACGGTTCGAATTTTTTGAGGTTAGTGGAAATGAAGAGTTGGAGAAGTTCTTCGTATCATGCAATGAAATTTCTCGAGGTATGGCTGTTAAGAAAAGACTTCTCATGAGTTAACTACAAGCAATTAAATTAGTTATATATGTGTATAAGTTAATTTCATGTGAATCGTAAGACATATTATAGCCCTTGATTTTTAGGGTTGATAAGTTCCTTATTCACGTTATATTCTCTGTCGATTATAGAATAAATATATAGAGAGATATAGCTAGGTGATGAATAAAATGATGTGTCGAAATCATGGAATATATAGTCCATATGTATAAAAAGTTTGCATTAAATGTTTCCTTTTTACTCTGAATGCATtgtgcaaaaaatatttttattctgaAATAATTATTGTGCGAACTAAGGTTCTCTTGCGAGATAGGTatgaatttttatgttttcacTATTGGTTAATGATAGAGCTCGTAGTTTTGATTGTTGAAAATGCTCATAAATCATATGAATCTACTAATTAGTAAAATGGATCAAATTATTCAAGTGTGAGTATTTCACCTATTATATTACGATAGGAATTAAATCTTCGATGACAAAGTTCAAACTTATAAACCTTAAAATTTGAGTGGAATGTATTAATCGTCAGAGCAAAATCTCATAAGTAAATTGTATCGATTAAAACAATATATTGAAATTAAAAAGAGAGTTCAATAGCAATTATTGGCCAAAATTTTGAATGGGCTAGATGTGGTTGATATGGAGGGAAAACTTTCCCccaaaaaatatttgtaatttcttttttttggtttgattGATGAAAATTTTCTGCAAAACATTTTTGGTAGGAGATACGTCCTttcaaaatgagaaatatgatttTCGCGTAAAAAGTATAGAATATCTATCTAATTTTCTCTTTCCACCTTTCGATATATCATGTCCTCACTCATAGCTTCCATCTCCGCCACTTTCACCTTAACCCATAGGTTTACCTAAAATGTTATTGGAGAAtatctttttcttattattactTTTCAATTccagaaaataaattaaaagaaaacggTTTTCTTGGTGCCAAACACACACTAGGTTACGCCCTTTTTGACAATCGAATCATcaactaattattttaaataaatttcagATGATTTGTGTTGAGAAATTAaaggactatatatatatatattcttcaaACTATTGGTTCCCTAGCTAACAACATTTCCATCGAAAATCTTAACAATGAGTAAGATTAATAACATTAACTAATCAATTACGATAAATTGACAAGTTTAACACGCATGAATTATATTATGACGCGAGCTCGTAAATGAAAATTGTAAATTCTCACTGCAAGGAAATATTGGAATTAgctataaatttcaaaattaaccAATCCCTTAAATAGCTCAAAGCTAGTAGAGTTTTTTCTATAATCCATTACTAATTCATTACCAAATAGGATTAGCAACGTATATAATGTTTAAAAGTAAGACGGAAGCAGTAACTTAGTTGAAGTAAGCTGAACTAATCAATTTTAAAAGGAATGGCGAGTATTCACATTTAATTACACGATTTGTCCTTCAAATGAACTGGTCTTTAATTTTTGGTTTACAAATAGATTTGTCTTTAATTTTTGTCTTAGAAATCGAACTTATGTCTAACAAGATATATGTTCTTCAAGAGCATAAGATATAACTTCTGAAATACTAGGAtgtgaaaatataaacttatacTGGGGAAGAGTTATTGATTGTACTATTGGGCCAATAAGTGTTCTTTGGGTGTGTCCATATTCTCCTATGGTAGTATGGTCCGCTATAAGTTCATTATCACCAGGTAGAAAAAATAGACTCAACGAGGCAGAATTTTTCTATCTATACGCATTCATTTTGGTATCATTAACATACAATTGTACACTAAATTTAATGATTCTAGTTTGTATATAGTGTTCGAGGCTTAAACGATTCAACCTAGGAAATCTTTATTTAGATAACAAGCGACCTGTCCAATGTCTCACCTCCTAACTACTTTTTTGTGGACCAATTAAGGATGTGACGATATATCATAAGCAACTTGAGTAATTAAAGCATAGACAATCATGTAAAATCGATCATACGACTTGTTAGTACAATCCTATCGTATTAGGTGGTAGAGTCAATAATTTTATCGAGAgaatataaaagataaaagataaacaCATCAAAAGTTAAggaaatttagtatttattttataatcaaaaattaatttatagtaAGGGTGGCTCAAGAGTAAAGCTAGTAAAGCCGTTGCTTTAGACCcccaaaattttgaggcctcaaaaCTTTTAATACTAAACTCTATAATTTCtacttcacttgaaataataatgaagatcgtgaaataaatttttaaagaatatctaaataataataatagtaatagtaataaaaaaaaatcattttttaaagaaatattttagaactttgaactAAACAACTTaaactttatattaataaataaaattttaataacaaTGTCCAAGTTAATACATTGCAAACAAATAGCTAACATCTTATTAACAAGAATTAATTCctacttttattaataattaataatcatattattaatatgtgaagttaaaggttaagtgacttttaaaaaatttacatcgAAACAACTATTATGTAAAAACAAATaagacaactctaaattattagagtaatattttttttatgtatcttTATACATGTAAAACcgattaaaatttagttttaggccattaattttattgagatgCTTCTGATTTATAGTGTAATTTTCCCACATATATTCACAAAGATGACATGCaagaagcaaataaaaaaagtgtaTTTTAAGACAGGACTCGAAACATCCAAACGAGTATAATACATTTTTTTAGAAATACAATGAATAAAGTACTTTTTTTGCGATAAATAACTCATTGGACTCACCAGTATACCAGGAAGCAGTAGAATTCCTTTGTATTATATTGTCAATGACCTTATTCTTTGTATTCTATTGTCAATGACCTTCAACTCCATTAACAACAACAGTAACATCCAAACGAGGATAATACATTTTTTTAGAAATACAATGAATAAAGTACTTTTTTGTGATAAACAACTCGTTGGTATACCAGGAAACAGTAGAATTCCTTTGTATTCTATTGTCAATCACCTTATTCCTTTGTATTCTATTGTCAATGACCTTGACCCATCAACAACAACAGTACTTAGGAAAAGCCTGTATTATaagaaaacaactaaaaaaaataaacagtGTATTGCGAAAGATTAATAGTGTTCCAGCTGCGATTGAACTAAGCTCATGACTCATCTGTCATGAACTAATTTGGAAAGGGAAGATATGATTTGTAGACTGTATTGAGGGAATTTCTCCATTAATTATATTAACCGATCATACAATTGAAAATGTAACGAAATGCAGAAATCATTCGATGTATATATTGATACAGTACATTTTATATACTTATAAACTTAATCGTGTCACCATTATGGCTCAATACAATGTGTGCCTGCATATGGTCAGCGGTgaattcagtattcagagtcTTCGGATGTTAAGTAAATACTAAACTCGAGAAAAGAAGAAATTTTTAGTACAAAAAACTCATGACAAAATTGCTCCTAGACTAGTAGAATATATACATGCTAATCGTACCTATGAATATAGATGACTGTAGATGCGAATACAGAATTTGGAGTCTCCAATACCAAAATAGATTGTCAGCAAATTTCGAACCTGGACCTGTTCGATAAAATTAACAGGCTTGTGTCACTCTTCATTTTGAGCAAATAAAAATTGAGCAAGAATTCTGAAGCCTCCTCCAGAATCCTCTTTACTCTTCACTCTTCATTTTTACCCCCCACGTATCCTGTTAACTTCCAGTATTTCAACACCTGTCTTCCACTTGTCACTCTCCTAGCAACTCACCACAGTGAAAAAGCTTAAAATCCACCGCTTTATATACCTTAGCCGCTCCAACACACATTATcaccaaaacaaaaacaaaagaaagagcaAAGAGAGACAGAAAAATAATTATCTTCGAACATGGCACCAAAGAGACGTGGTAGGGCTCGTGCTACGGTGGTCACCGCCCGGAAAGTGGTGGAGGAAACGGTCTCCTTCGTCGTAACTCCGGTAGCTGCCGAAACGGAGACTGGAAGTCAAACTTTGACTCAAagtcaacatgaagaaaatcaATCCTTCGAAATACTAACTCCACCACCCACTGAAGAACCAACACCTAAGAGAACTGTTATTATTGAAGAAAAATCCACAACACAACCCGAGAAGAAAAAGGGCCAACAAAAGAAACCCAAACCCACCCGGGAGGCACAAGAGATATTCGACCCGACCCGGAAGGAACAAGAGAAGCAACAACCTCAGCAAGTAGATGAAGATGAAACTCAACCAGCTGACGAGCCGGAAGAGATGCCAACGCCTCCGCAAATCGAAGCGGTTCAAAAGAAGGCCCAAGCCCAGAAAAGGAAACCCGGCCCGGCCCATAAAGCGGAAGgagaaaagaggaagaagaagagggcGAAAGTGGGAGGGGGAGTGGGACCCAGTGAAGGGTATAGAACCTACGTGTATAAGGTGATGAAGCAAGTTCACCCAgacatgggaatttcatcaaaagCTATGACTATTTTGAACAATCTTATGGGTGATATGTTCGAGAGGATCGCCAATGAGGCGGCGATCCTCGCGAAGTACGTTGGCCGGGCAACGTTAGCATCGGTGGATATTCAAGATGCGGTGAAGTTGGTGTTGCCAGGGGAGCTAGGGAAGCATGCAATTGCTGAAGGGACAAAAGCTGTTGCCAACTATGTATCAAGTGTTGGAAAGTCCAAGTCCAAGGCCTAATTGTTTGTTAGCTTTGTTTAACCTATCGTTTTCTAGGTTCTTAATGTGGGAACTAACTCGGTGCATGCAAATTCATGCTCGTTTTTGTGATCttttcatatttgcatgcatgtgAAGTCGCTGTGTACATATGCTGGCGATGCGGATAGGATGTATTAGATGTTTTTGGTACTACTATTATCTCATGTGTTGTGTATATACTCTCTTTATTATAACGTCTTAATTAGTATAACAATGCTTCATCCTAATAAATAGCAATTTCTCTTAACACAATATAATAGCTAACATATAGCTCGTACTGAAATGCCGTTAGTTTCTTAATGTGGAGTCGTGGAACACCTTATGGACACTGCATTTTGTTAACCTTCGTCAGTAAAATGTTTAAACTAATGTGGTACTGTTGACACGAGTCTTGAGGATTGTGCATTTTAAGCTTCGTGGGTAAAATGTTTAAACTAATTTGGTACAGTTGGCACGTGTTTCATCCAAGCGTGTTGACATGTGGCTCTCTCGACACGTCATCAC
The Capsicum annuum cultivar UCD-10X-F1 chromosome 6, UCD10Xv1.1, whole genome shotgun sequence DNA segment above includes these coding regions:
- the LOC107875621 gene encoding histone H2B.11 → MAPKRRGRARATVVTARKVVEETVSFVVTPVAAETETGSQTLTQSQHEENQSFEILTPPPTEEPTPKRTVIIEEKSTTQPEKKKGQQKKPKPTREAQEIFDPTRKEQEKQQPQQVDEDETQPADEPEEMPTPPQIEAVQKKAQAQKRKPGPAHKAEGEKRKKKRAKVGGGVGPSEGYRTYVYKVMKQVHPDMGISSKAMTILNNLMGDMFERIANEAAILAKYVGRATLASVDIQDAVKLVLPGELGKHAIAEGTKAVANYVSSVGKSKSKA